AACTCGGAACTCGAATTAATTGAAATAACCATTGATGAGAATACTTACACCGGCTCAGCTCTTGTCTCTTCTCTGTTGTTGCCTCCAGGAAGCACAATAACAATGCTTAACCGCAATGAAAACATTATTGCCCCAAGAGGAAACACCAAAATAATTGCAGGTGATATACTTTATGTTCTAGTGAAAACAAGCGATATAGAAGCAATTACAAATGAACTGTTAACTCATTTTGAGTTAATTGAAAAAGCTCATCACCAAGCTAAATAATTATATTTTATTGTCTTACTGGAATATTTTTTTCTTCTAAAAAAGTTTTTATCTGAGGAATTGTAAGTTTTCTGTAATGCAACAAAGATGCAAGCAATGCCGCGTCGCAAACCTCTAAGGCTTCAGCGATATGTTCAAGCGTACCTGCTCCACCTGAAGCAATCACTGGAATATTAACCGCGTCAGCAACAGCTTTCGTCATTTCCAAGTCATAACCTTTTTGCGTTCCATCTCCGTCCATACTTGTCAAAAGTATTTCTCCAGAGCCAAGCTGCTCAACTTTCTTAGCCCATTTGATTGCATCGATGCCAGTTCTTGTTCTACCTCCATGAATTACAACTTCAAACTGACTATCAGTATCACACTCACAATCCATATTAATTAAATCTGGCTTAATCTCTGGCTTTTGCAAATTGTTTCTTCTTCTAGCATCAATAGCCATAACCATACATTGGGCACCAAATTTCTGCGAGATTTGAGTAATCAAATTTGGATTATTTACGGCAGCAGTATTTACAGAAACTTTATCTGCTCCAGCAGCTAAAACTTCTCTCACGTCAGCAACTGTTCTAATCCCACCACCAACAGTAAAAGGAATAAATACTTGCTCGGCTACTCGCCTGACTAAGTCCACCACTGTGTTTCGTTTCTCTGAGGAAGCTGTAATGTCTAAAAAAACTAGCTCGTCAGCACCCTGCTCATCGTAATTTTTAGCTAATTCAACAGGATCTCCTGCATCAATAATGTCGACGAAGTTAACGCCTTTTACCACGCGCCCATTCTTTATATCTAAACATGGAATAATTCTCTTTGCTAACATAAATATATTATAGTTCACTGGTTCATTGGTGTCACTAGTTCATTCTAGAGAAGAAAAGTGAAAGCTGACGTCTATCTTATCTCGCAATGTTTGACAAACTTTGAAAAATACTCTTGAAGTTCCTTTAATTTACTAGTTGGTAAAATTTCTTTGCTAGCATCTTCGGTTAAAGTGTTTCTTGGATTATATTGTTGTAAATAATAGGCCTCTGCTCCGTTGATTAACTCCGCAATTCCGCCTAAATCACTCTCTTCAAATAAGGGAGGATAAACTGTAGACCTAAATTCATACTGTATCTTTTTTTGATTTTTTAATATTTCAATTGACTGCTTTATTTTATCAACCAAAGCCTCATCCTTTGTGGCAAACAACCCTGGGTACTTCATTAGAGAAGTTTTGATATCCATGGCGACATAATCTATCAAGCCTTCCGAAATTAGAGCTTCTAGCTTATCAGGCGCTGTTCCATTAGTATCTAGTTTTACTGGGAGTCCTGTTTGACTTTTTATTTCCCTAATGATGGCTGCAATGTTCGGAACCATTGTTGGTTCTCCGCCAGTTAAAACGATTCCTTCATAAAGATGTTTCTTCTTTTTAATTTTAGAAATTGCCTCATCTTCGGATATTTCTTCTGCTGTTTTCTGTAAAACCAAGTCTCCATTATGGCAAAAAGGACATCTAAAATTACAGCCTCCGTAAAAAAATACAGAGGCTATTTTACCAGGATAATCAATAAAGCTAGTCTTTAACCAACCCTGCATTAAACAAAAAGCAGTTGTTCAACTTGAGCTGACGTGTGTGCCTTTTGTACAACGTTTCCTTGTTCATCATAGAAAATAACTGTTGGTGTACCAGTAATGTTATTTCTAATAGCTTCTTCTAAACCTTCTTTAGTACTAGCATTAATATCCGTACCTTTAATTGCAATCTGTGAAGACAAGATGCTTTTAACTGGCTTACAACCTGGGCAATGCTCAGAATAAAACATTTTGTACTGTTTAATTTTACCTTTTTCATTCACTAAAATTTGCAATTCTTCCTTTGTATTCTCAACAATGTTGGAAGATTCCAAAACAATACTTTCTACTTTCTTTGCCGACGCATCATCATTACAAATAAAGTGTAATCTTTCATGATACTCTTCCTTTTTACCTTTATTCCAATTGTTAACTGGTCTGTAATAGCCTACAATCCTAGCATATACTTCTGCCTCGGAACCTTTTACATGCTCCAATTCAGACTTTAACTCCTCAATTTGTCTTTCTATTTCTTGTTTTATTTCCATTTTCTTTTTCCCCTTCCGTGATCAAGCTGTTTTTTTTTCTGGCTCGTCAAAATACTTTTCTAATTCTTTTATCTTTGATTTCAATTCCTGTTCTCGCTCCTCCTTGCAAACTGGACAATTGAAATGCTCCCCATCCAAATAACCATGTATCGCACAAACAGAGAATACTGGAGAAATTGTAAAATAAGGAATCTTGTAATTATAAGCTATCTTTTTAACTAAACGCTTACAAACTGCTGGATCCTTAATCCTTTCTCCTAACATACTGTGAAAAACAGTACCTCCAGTATATTTACTCTGGATTTTTTCCTGATGATCTAATGCCTCAAAAACATCCGCTGTATAGTCTACAGGCAATTGAGTAGAGTTTGTATAGTATGGGTCTTTTTCGCCAGCAGTTATAATATCAGGATATCTTTCCTTATCCATTTTAGCAAAACGGTAAGATGTTGACTCCGCTGGAGTAGCTTCCAAATTATATAAATCTCCTGTGCCTACCTGGTATTCTTTTAGCTTTTCTCTCATAAAATCAACTATCTCACAGGATAACTCAAGTCCTTCTTCGGAAGTAATATCCTTACCAATAAAATTCAGCAAACATTCATTCATACCATTTAGTCCTATTGTAGAAAAATGATTATGAAAATGTTTTAAATATCTCTTAGTATATGGATACAACCCTATCTCCAGTAATCTATTAACTACTTTTCTTTTAACAACCAAAGAATCACTGGCAATTTCCATTAAATCTTCCAGTCTTCTAAAAAACTCTTCCTTTGTTTTTGAAAGATAACCTATTCTTGGAAGATTAATTGTGACAACTCCAATTGAACCAGTAAATTCATCAGCCCCAAAAAGTCCGCCGCCTCTGTTTCTTAGCTCTCTCTTATCTAACTGCAAACGACAACACATGGAACGCACATCAGTTGGATCAAGATCGCTATTGATAAAGTTTTGGAAATAAGGAGTTCCATATCTTGCTGTCATTTCAAAAAGAAGACTTGCGTTTGGACTATCCCAGTCAAATTCTTTAGTAATATTATACGTTGGAATAGGATAACCAAACCCTCTACCGTCGGAGTCGCCTTCCATCATTACTTCAAGAAATGCTCTATTAATAACATCCATTTCTTTCTGATAATCAGCATAAGTTGTTTCCAATTCTTTGCCACCAATAAGAGCTTTCCTGTCCTTTAAATCTGAAGGCACAGTCCAATCTAAAGTAATGTTAGTAAATGGCGCCTGACTACCCCATCTTGAGGGAGTGTTGATGCTAAAAACATAACTCTGTATCTGTTGTTTAACTTGTTCATAGCTAAGATTATCAACTCTTACAAACGGAGCTAAATAAGTATCAAAGCTCGAAAAGGCCTGCGCTCCTGCCCATTCGTTCTGCATAGTTCCTAAAAAATTCACCATCTGAGAAATCAAAGTACTAAGATGTTTGGCTGGTTTAGAATTAATCTTATTTGTAACTCCACCAAAACCCTCTTCTATCAGCTGCCTTAACGACCAACCAGCACAATATCCTGAAAACATAGAAAGATCATGAATGTGAAAGTCACCATTTTGGTGAGCATCAGCAACTTCTTTGGTGTAAATATTCTTCAACCAATAATTAGCAGTAATTGCACCTGCATTATGTAAAATAAGCCCACCCAAAGAATAATTAATATTACTATTTTCATTAACACGCCAGTCTGACTGAGCCAAATAACCATCCATAACCTTATTAATATCCAAAATAAGGCTTTCTTTGTCTCTTATCTTACTTCTTTGCTCTCTATATAAGATATAAGCCTTAGCTGTCTTAGCGTGACCTTCTTCTATAAGAACTTTTTCAATTAAATCCTGAATTTCTTCAATTGCAGGTATTGTTTTTTTGTTATAAGTTTCTGTAAGTTTAAGGATAACTTTATCCGTTAAAGCTCTAGCCAAGTCAATGTCAGTACCGCCTAAAGACTCCGCAGCTTTATAAATTGCATCTATTATTTTTTGCTTATCAAAATCTACGATTTCTCCATTTCTTTTAATAAGCTTTTTAATAAGCCCTCGTGACTTCCCTGTTTCTAATATTTCTTTTAATTCTGCTATTACCATCTCTACATACTCTCCTTACATGTTCTTTATTTCTTTTATAAATTCGCTAACATCCTTGAACTGTTTATAAACAGATGCGAATCTAACATAAGCTACCTGATCCAAACCCTGCAATTTATCCATCACCATCTGCCCAATCTCTTTTGAATGGACTTCTCTCTCCGTACGACGGTGTAATTCTTCTGTAATTTCTTCAACAACAGATTGAATTTGCATAACAGTTACTGGCCTCTTTTCTGTAGCTGTTATCATTCCATTAAGAATTTTCTCTTTCTTAAAAAACTCTTTATTGCCCGTACTCTTAATAACCACCACTGGTCTTTCTTCTAATCTTTCATAAGAAGTAAACCTTTGGCTACAAGATAAACACTCACGACGCCTTCTGATCGCTTCACCCTCAGATAATGTTCTTGATTCTAATACTTTATCTTCATCACTTCCGCAAAATG
Above is a genomic segment from Candidatus Margulisiibacteriota bacterium containing:
- a CDS encoding ribonucleoside triphosphate reductase, whose protein sequence is MVIAELKEILETGKSRGLIKKLIKRNGEIVDFDKQKIIDAIYKAAESLGGTDIDLARALTDKVILKLTETYNKKTIPAIEEIQDLIEKVLIEEGHAKTAKAYILYREQRSKIRDKESLILDINKVMDGYLAQSDWRVNENSNINYSLGGLILHNAGAITANYWLKNIYTKEVADAHQNGDFHIHDLSMFSGYCAGWSLRQLIEEGFGGVTNKINSKPAKHLSTLISQMVNFLGTMQNEWAGAQAFSSFDTYLAPFVRVDNLSYEQVKQQIQSYVFSINTPSRWGSQAPFTNITLDWTVPSDLKDRKALIGGKELETTYADYQKEMDVINRAFLEVMMEGDSDGRGFGYPIPTYNITKEFDWDSPNASLLFEMTARYGTPYFQNFINSDLDPTDVRSMCCRLQLDKRELRNRGGGLFGADEFTGSIGVVTINLPRIGYLSKTKEEFFRRLEDLMEIASDSLVVKRKVVNRLLEIGLYPYTKRYLKHFHNHFSTIGLNGMNECLLNFIGKDITSEEGLELSCEIVDFMREKLKEYQVGTGDLYNLEATPAESTSYRFAKMDKERYPDIITAGEKDPYYTNSTQLPVDYTADVFEALDHQEKIQSKYTGGTVFHSMLGERIKDPAVCKRLVKKIAYNYKIPYFTISPVFSVCAIHGYLDGEHFNCPVCKEEREQELKSKIKELEKYFDEPEKKTA
- the nrdR gene encoding transcriptional regulator NrdR; its protein translation is MKCPFCGSDEDKVLESRTLSEGEAIRRRRECLSCSQRFTSYERLEERPVVVIKSTGNKEFFKKEKILNGMITATEKRPVTVMQIQSVVEEITEELHRRTEREVHSKEIGQMVMDKLQGLDQVAYVRFASVYKQFKDVSEFIKEIKNM
- a CDS encoding anaerobic ribonucleoside-triphosphate reductase, which translates into the protein MEIKQEIERQIEELKSELEHVKGSEAEVYARIVGYYRPVNNWNKGKKEEYHERLHFICNDDASAKKVESIVLESSNIVENTKEELQILVNEKGKIKQYKMFYSEHCPGCKPVKSILSSQIAIKGTDINASTKEGLEEAIRNNITGTPTVIFYDEQGNVVQKAHTSAQVEQLLFV
- the hisF gene encoding imidazole glycerol phosphate synthase subunit HisF, whose amino-acid sequence is MLAKRIIPCLDIKNGRVVKGVNFVDIIDAGDPVELAKNYDEQGADELVFLDITASSEKRNTVVDLVRRVAEQVFIPFTVGGGIRTVADVREVLAAGADKVSVNTAAVNNPNLITQISQKFGAQCMVMAIDARRRNNLQKPEIKPDLINMDCECDTDSQFEVVIHGGRTRTGIDAIKWAKKVEQLGSGEILLTSMDGDGTQKGYDLEMTKAVADAVNIPVIASGGAGTLEHIAEALEVCDAALLASLLHYRKLTIPQIKTFLEEKNIPVRQ
- a CDS encoding anaerobic ribonucleoside-triphosphate reductase activating protein; translated protein: MQGWLKTSFIDYPGKIASVFFYGGCNFRCPFCHNGDLVLQKTAEEISEDEAISKIKKKKHLYEGIVLTGGEPTMVPNIAAIIREIKSQTGLPVKLDTNGTAPDKLEALISEGLIDYVAMDIKTSLMKYPGLFATKDEALVDKIKQSIEILKNQKKIQYEFRSTVYPPLFEESDLGGIAELINGAEAYYLQQYNPRNTLTEDASKEILPTSKLKELQEYFSKFVKHCEIR